In Flavobacterium sp. N1736, the following are encoded in one genomic region:
- a CDS encoding YtxH domain-containing protein: MSNNSNTIAAILAGAAVGAAIGILLAPDKGSNTRAKLKEGFDDAKHNLKDSLGATSDVLREKFAGATQNLDGTLDELLSNVSHKTEEVITFLESKLADLKAQNAKLQK, translated from the coding sequence ATGTCAAATAATTCAAATACAATTGCAGCTATTTTGGCTGGTGCTGCAGTAGGAGCAGCGATCGGAATTTTATTGGCTCCGGATAAAGGCTCAAATACAAGAGCTAAACTAAAAGAAGGTTTTGATGATGCAAAACACAATTTAAAAGATTCATTAGGAGCTACTTCTGATGTTCTTCGTGAAAAATTTGCCGGAGCGACTCAAAACCTTGACGGAACTTTAGATGAGTTACTTTCAAATGTTAGTCATAAAACGGAAGAAGTGATTACTTTTTTAGAATCAAAATTGGCAGATTTAAAAGCTCAAAACGCTAAACTTCAAAAATAA
- a CDS encoding glutamine--tRNA ligase/YqeY domain fusion protein, translating to MASEEKSLNFIEQIIEEDLKSGLSKTKLHFRFPPEPNGYLHIGHASSIALNFGLGIDYQSPVNLRFDDTNPEKEEQEFVDAIKKDVEWLGYTWAEERYASDYFQQLYDWAVLLIKKDKAYVDSQSSEDMAIQKGTPSTTGTDSPYRNRSVEENLDLFERMKNGEFEAGTHILRAKIDMKSTNMLMRDPIMYRILHKHHHRTGDSWKIYPMYDWAHGQSDYLEEISHSFCTLEFLPHRELYDWFLDQIIDENQIRPKQREFARRNLSHTVVSKRKLQQLVKEKHVNGWDDPRMSTISGLRRRGYTAASLRNFANTTGIAKRDNLINVSVLEFCIREDLNKIAPRVMAVLDPVKLVITNYPEGKEEWLEAENNQEDENAGFRKVPFSRELYIEREDFLEEAPAKFFRLTLGKEVRLKNAYIIKGESVIKDSEGNITEIHVTYDTDSLSGSGTEASQRKVSGTLHWVSIPHAVEAEVRMYDRLFTDEAPDSYKEKNFLDFVNPNSLEIVKGFVEPSLATAQNEEKFQFQRLGYFTVDKDSTASKLVFNKTVGLKDAWEEKGKKEENSINNSLKEINKYFKVESKPERIAIESAIGESIKNVSSFSLLQNSLKKNINNNKASLLFAQFILKYSNWKSTDFEEDDIKKLYTMSLRSESTYVRSKALLNLRDLENESLRNQFQDDILKSFSNPQKNASEREIEILAEMVKI from the coding sequence ATGGCATCAGAAGAGAAATCACTCAATTTTATTGAACAAATCATAGAAGAAGATCTAAAATCAGGTCTTTCTAAAACTAAACTTCATTTTCGTTTTCCACCAGAACCAAACGGTTATTTGCATATCGGACACGCGAGTTCTATTGCTCTAAATTTTGGTTTAGGTATTGATTATCAGTCACCTGTAAATTTACGTTTTGACGATACGAATCCTGAAAAAGAAGAACAGGAGTTTGTTGACGCCATTAAAAAAGATGTCGAATGGTTGGGTTATACCTGGGCAGAAGAACGTTATGCTTCTGATTATTTTCAACAATTGTATGATTGGGCAGTTTTATTAATTAAAAAAGATAAAGCTTATGTTGACAGTCAATCTTCTGAAGATATGGCGATTCAAAAAGGAACTCCGTCTACAACCGGAACAGATTCTCCATACAGAAATCGTTCTGTAGAAGAAAATTTAGATTTATTCGAAAGAATGAAAAACGGTGAATTTGAGGCTGGAACTCATATTCTTCGTGCAAAAATTGACATGAAATCTACCAATATGTTAATGCGTGATCCTATCATGTACAGGATTTTGCATAAACATCATCATAGAACAGGAGATAGCTGGAAAATTTATCCAATGTATGATTGGGCACACGGACAAAGTGATTATCTGGAAGAGATTTCACATTCATTTTGTACACTTGAATTTTTGCCACACCGCGAATTATACGATTGGTTTTTAGACCAGATTATTGATGAAAATCAGATACGTCCAAAGCAAAGAGAATTTGCCAGACGTAATCTTTCGCATACCGTTGTTAGTAAAAGAAAATTACAGCAACTTGTTAAAGAAAAGCACGTTAACGGTTGGGATGATCCAAGAATGTCAACGATTTCAGGGTTAAGAAGACGTGGTTATACAGCTGCATCTTTACGTAATTTTGCCAATACAACCGGAATTGCAAAACGTGATAATTTGATCAATGTTTCCGTTTTAGAATTCTGTATTCGTGAAGATTTGAACAAAATTGCACCACGTGTAATGGCTGTTTTAGATCCTGTAAAATTGGTAATTACAAATTATCCTGAAGGAAAAGAGGAGTGGTTGGAAGCTGAAAATAATCAGGAAGATGAGAACGCAGGTTTCAGAAAAGTACCTTTTTCCAGAGAATTATACATAGAAAGAGAAGACTTTTTAGAAGAAGCTCCGGCTAAATTTTTCCGTTTGACTTTAGGAAAAGAAGTACGTCTTAAAAATGCGTATATCATTAAAGGAGAAAGTGTTATAAAAGATTCAGAAGGAAATATTACAGAAATTCATGTAACGTATGATACTGATTCTTTAAGTGGAAGCGGGACCGAGGCAAGCCAAAGAAAAGTATCCGGAACATTGCATTGGGTTTCTATCCCGCATGCAGTTGAGGCAGAAGTTCGTATGTACGATCGTTTGTTTACAGATGAAGCGCCGGACAGTTATAAAGAGAAAAATTTCTTGGATTTTGTGAATCCAAATTCATTAGAAATTGTAAAAGGATTTGTTGAACCTAGTTTAGCAACAGCTCAAAATGAAGAGAAATTTCAGTTTCAACGTTTGGGTTATTTTACTGTTGATAAAGATTCAACTGCTTCAAAATTAGTATTTAACAAAACTGTTGGACTTAAAGATGCTTGGGAAGAAAAAGGCAAAAAAGAAGAAAACAGTATAAATAATTCTTTGAAGGAAATCAATAAATATTTTAAAGTTGAGAGTAAACCGGAACGTATTGCAATTGAAAGTGCGATAGGAGAGAGCATTAAAAATGTTTCTAGTTTTTCTTTATTACAAAATTCATTAAAAAAGAATATCAACAATAATAAAGCTTCATTGTTATTTGCTCAATTTATTTTGAAATATTCGAATTGGAAATCTACGGATTTTGAAGAAGACGATATTAAGAAATTATATACAATGTCTTTGAGAAGTGAATCAACTTATGTTCGATCAAAAGCACTTTTAAATTTAAGAGATTTAGAAAATGAAAGTTTGAGAAATCAATTTCAGGACGATATTTTGAAATCTTTTTCAAATCCACAAAAAAATGCTTCGGAAAGAGAAATTGAAATTCTAGCCGAAATGGTGAAGATATAA
- the folB gene encoding dihydroneopterin aldolase: MGVIKLKNIRTFSYHGCLIEEGKIGSDYTVDLKIKTNLQKSADSDHLADTVDYVHLNKIVTEEMAIRSHLLEHVAQRINIRVLAEIESIEKTTVWVSKINPPIGGDVETVTIKMTENRK; encoded by the coding sequence ATGGGAGTTATAAAATTAAAAAACATTCGCACTTTTTCGTACCACGGATGTTTAATCGAAGAAGGAAAAATAGGATCTGATTATACTGTCGATCTAAAAATTAAAACTAATTTACAAAAATCAGCAGATTCTGATCATCTTGCAGATACGGTTGATTATGTACATTTGAACAAAATTGTAACTGAAGAAATGGCAATTCGTTCGCATTTATTAGAGCATGTAGCCCAAAGAATCAATATTCGCGTTCTTGCTGAAATAGAAAGTATAGAAAAAACTACAGTTTGGGTTTCTAAAATAAATCCTCCTATTGGTGGTGATGTTGAAACAGTTACTATAAAAATGACTGAAAATAGAAAGTAA
- a CDS encoding LysE family translocator — translation MINDILAGLPWGLFLSFMVGPVFFILLETSITKGFRAAIVFDLGVVLGDIFFIAIAYLGSYRLIQSLKDKPALFIFGGIIMLAYGIISFVRLRNEEKIDDEEIDRDIIKRNYGSLFIKGFLLNVINIGVLGFWLAVIISIGPKLEMQNSRMVTFFTSVIITYLLVDCIKILLAKQLKSKMTPTNILKIKKAISIVLMVFGVVLITQGWFPKEKEMVRNAFEKIEK, via the coding sequence ATGATAAATGATATTTTAGCTGGACTGCCATGGGGACTTTTTTTAAGTTTTATGGTAGGTCCGGTATTTTTTATACTACTTGAAACCAGTATTACAAAAGGATTCAGAGCTGCTATAGTCTTTGATCTTGGTGTAGTATTAGGTGATATTTTTTTTATAGCAATTGCCTATTTAGGAAGTTACAGGCTAATTCAGAGTTTAAAAGATAAACCGGCACTTTTTATTTTTGGAGGAATCATTATGCTGGCTTACGGTATTATTTCTTTCGTAAGACTAAGAAATGAAGAAAAAATTGATGACGAAGAAATTGATCGCGATATTATAAAAAGAAATTATGGCAGTTTATTTATAAAAGGCTTTTTATTGAACGTTATTAACATAGGAGTTCTTGGTTTTTGGCTGGCTGTTATTATTTCAATCGGACCAAAATTAGAAATGCAAAACTCAAGAATGGTTACTTTTTTTACTTCTGTTATCATTACTTATTTGCTTGTAGATTGCATTAAAATACTATTAGCCAAACAATTAAAATCTAAAATGACACCAACTAATATCCTTAAAATCAAAAAAGCAATTAGTATTGTTTTAATGGTTTTTGGAGTAGTTTTAATAACGCAGGGATGGTTTCCAAAAGAAAAAGAAATGGTTAGAAATGCTTTTGAGAAGATTGAAAAGTAG
- a CDS encoding head GIN domain-containing protein, translated as MKKLLVGAAILIAQMSFAQVTKELGDFDSVKVFDKLSVKLVQSSENKIVIKGAREAEVEIVNKKGLLKLRMPFPKLLSGDDLDITVYYKHLELIDVNEGAYVSSKDAIKATVFKVSAQEGGKINVDLDVDKLNVSSVSGGEITLTGKASNQDASLGAGGYLLASKLSTSQTKVSVSAGGKADVNASTLVDAKVSAGGSIYIYGKPKQINQKTVLGGKIEEVK; from the coding sequence ATGAAAAAGTTATTAGTAGGAGCTGCAATATTAATTGCACAAATGTCTTTTGCCCAGGTTACAAAAGAATTAGGAGATTTTGATTCGGTTAAAGTTTTCGATAAATTAAGTGTAAAATTAGTGCAGTCATCAGAAAATAAGATTGTTATAAAAGGAGCACGAGAAGCAGAAGTTGAAATTGTTAACAAGAAAGGTTTGTTAAAATTAAGAATGCCATTTCCTAAATTATTATCAGGAGATGATCTTGATATTACGGTTTATTATAAACATTTAGAATTAATTGATGTTAACGAAGGTGCTTATGTTTCTAGTAAAGATGCCATAAAAGCTACAGTTTTTAAAGTTAGTGCGCAGGAAGGTGGTAAAATTAATGTAGATTTGGATGTTGATAAACTAAATGTAAGTTCAGTTTCAGGCGGAGAAATCACTTTAACAGGTAAAGCTTCTAATCAGGATGCAAGTCTTGGAGCAGGTGGTTATTTGTTAGCAAGTAAATTAAGTACGTCTCAAACTAAAGTAAGCGTTTCTGCGGGAGGAAAAGCAGATGTGAATGCTTCTACTCTTGTTGATGCAAAAGTAAGCGCAGGAGGCTCTATTTACATTTATGGAAAACCAAAACAAATCAATCAGAAAACGGTTCTTGGCGGTAAGATTGAAGAGGTTAAATAA
- the rnr gene encoding ribonuclease R, with protein sequence MSKKIRKPIKKESDFSSKIMKILSQSPNKAFNYKQIGAKLELDDTKSRNEIIKDLKILAAAKKIIESEPGKYLVKAESQDYYEGTIDMTSRKTAYFICPDFSEDVFIPTNNLNRALDKDKVKVYVYNRRKGKRPEGEVIEVIERNKTEFVGVIDIQANFAFVSTANPKMYTDIFIPKDKIGEAENGDVVLVTIEDWPKRADSPFGSVIRVLGKPGEHNTEIHAILAEYGLPSDFPVEVEVFAQKIDTSIQESEIAKRRDMRDTLTFTIDPKDAKDFDDALSFKKLENGNYEIGIHIADVSYYLEEGTILDDEAYQRATSVYLVDRVVPMLPEVLSNFACSLRPQEEKYTFSAIFEVSENAQVINQWFGRTVIYSDQRFAYEEAQYIIETKDSTIPVDVSITGESYTVSDEITNATLKLDELAKILRKKRMANGAISFDKVEVKFNLDAEGEPEGVYFKVSKDANHLIEEFMLLANRKVAEYIGKQKKTFVYRIHDEPNEDKLIAMQTVIAKFGYKIDFRNKGDISKSLNALMEEVNGKKEQNLIDTLAIRSMSKAKYSTENIGHYGLAFDYYSHFTSPIRRYPDVMVHRLLQYYLDNGASVDDEVYETKCLHCSNMESLATNAERDSIKYMQVKYMQDHQDEEFLGVISGVTEWGIYVEIVSNKCEGMVRIREIKDDYYTFDEKQYALVGATSNSILQLGDEIYVKVKNADLVKKQLDFHFLRRAE encoded by the coding sequence ATGAGTAAGAAAATTAGAAAGCCGATAAAAAAAGAGAGCGATTTCTCGAGTAAAATAATGAAAATTTTATCGCAAAGCCCTAATAAAGCATTCAATTATAAACAGATAGGAGCAAAGCTTGAACTTGACGATACAAAAAGCAGAAATGAAATAATAAAAGATTTAAAAATTCTGGCTGCTGCAAAAAAAATTATAGAATCTGAACCCGGTAAATATTTAGTAAAAGCTGAAAGTCAGGATTATTACGAAGGAACAATTGATATGACGAGCAGAAAAACGGCATATTTTATTTGTCCGGATTTTTCAGAAGATGTTTTTATTCCAACCAATAATTTGAATCGTGCATTAGATAAAGACAAAGTAAAAGTTTACGTCTATAACAGAAGAAAAGGAAAAAGACCTGAAGGTGAAGTAATTGAAGTTATAGAAAGAAACAAAACTGAATTTGTTGGCGTAATAGATATTCAGGCAAATTTTGCTTTTGTATCTACCGCAAATCCTAAAATGTATACGGATATTTTTATTCCAAAAGATAAAATTGGAGAGGCAGAAAATGGTGATGTTGTTTTAGTTACTATTGAAGACTGGCCAAAAAGAGCTGATAGTCCGTTTGGATCTGTGATCAGAGTTTTAGGAAAACCCGGAGAACACAATACTGAGATTCATGCAATTCTGGCTGAATATGGTTTACCATCAGATTTTCCGGTAGAAGTAGAGGTTTTTGCTCAAAAAATAGATACCTCTATTCAGGAATCTGAGATTGCAAAACGTCGTGATATGCGTGATACGCTTACATTTACGATAGATCCAAAAGATGCAAAAGATTTTGATGATGCCTTGTCTTTCAAAAAGTTAGAGAACGGAAACTACGAAATTGGAATTCACATTGCCGATGTTTCGTATTATCTTGAAGAAGGAACAATCCTGGATGATGAAGCATATCAAAGAGCAACTTCGGTTTATTTAGTAGACAGAGTAGTGCCAATGCTTCCGGAAGTATTGTCTAATTTTGCATGTTCGTTACGTCCGCAGGAAGAGAAATATACATTTTCAGCGATATTTGAAGTTTCAGAAAATGCACAGGTTATTAATCAATGGTTTGGGAGAACAGTAATTTATTCTGATCAGCGATTTGCTTATGAAGAAGCACAATATATCATTGAAACCAAAGACAGTACAATTCCGGTTGATGTTTCAATTACCGGAGAATCGTATACAGTTTCTGATGAAATAACAAATGCAACTTTAAAATTAGATGAATTAGCTAAGATTCTAAGAAAGAAAAGAATGGCTAATGGTGCTATTTCATTTGATAAAGTAGAAGTAAAATTCAACTTAGATGCCGAAGGAGAACCAGAAGGAGTTTACTTTAAAGTCTCTAAAGATGCCAATCATTTGATCGAAGAATTCATGCTTTTGGCCAATAGAAAAGTGGCTGAATACATAGGAAAACAAAAGAAAACCTTTGTTTACAGGATTCACGATGAACCAAATGAAGATAAATTAATTGCGATGCAAACCGTAATTGCTAAATTTGGTTATAAAATAGATTTCCGTAACAAAGGCGATATTTCAAAGTCTTTGAATGCATTGATGGAAGAAGTAAACGGTAAAAAAGAACAAAACTTAATTGATACTCTTGCTATTAGAAGTATGAGTAAAGCCAAATATTCGACAGAAAACATTGGTCATTACGGTTTAGCTTTTGATTATTACAGTCATTTTACTTCGCCAATTCGTCGTTATCCCGATGTTATGGTACATCGTTTACTGCAATATTATCTGGATAATGGAGCTTCTGTAGATGATGAAGTTTATGAAACGAAATGTCTGCATTGTTCTAATATGGAAAGTTTAGCGACTAATGCTGAAAGAGATAGTATTAAATACATGCAGGTTAAATACATGCAGGATCACCAGGATGAAGAATTTCTTGGAGTTATTTCAGGAGTTACAGAATGGGGAATTTATGTTGAAATTGTTTCTAACAAATGTGAAGGAATGGTAAGAATCAGAGAAATAAAAGATGATTACTATACGTTCGATGAAAAACAATATGCTTTAGTTGGAGCGACTTCAAACAGTATATTGCAATTAGGAGATGAAATTTACGTTAAAGTAAAAAATGCTGATTTAGTTAAAAAACAACTGGATTTTCATTTTTTAAGAAGAGCAGAATAA
- a CDS encoding DUF2007 domain-containing protein — protein MESFKTIAIFNYQHETVVLKHLLDQEEIPYYFENEMTLSVVPMYTSALGGIKLRIHPNDFERVQQILDDLNNPLQIV, from the coding sequence ATGGAAAGCTTTAAAACCATCGCTATCTTCAATTATCAGCATGAAACCGTTGTTCTGAAACACTTATTAGATCAGGAAGAAATTCCGTATTATTTTGAAAACGAAATGACACTTTCTGTCGTTCCCATGTATACTTCGGCTCTGGGTGGAATCAAACTTAGAATTCATCCCAACGATTTCGAAAGAGTTCAGCAAATTCTTGACGATCTCAATAATCCACTTCAAATCGTTTAA